The following proteins are encoded in a genomic region of Candidatus Abawacabacteria bacterium:
- a CDS encoding F0F1 ATP synthase subunit alpha translates to MMISSESISKELKQAISSLKLDKAPANIGEILEVGDGIALVSGLSEAMIGEQVLFPHGITGIVLNLNEDHVGCAVLGSAENLQEGDEVKTTGTVLSVPVGSPLIGRIVDPLGEPLDGKGKVKTKVYRAVEVKAPGIIDRKEVNRPLQTGIKAIDSMIPIGRGQRELIIGDRQTGKTAIAIDTIINQKGQDMICVYVAIGQKDSTIARIVSHLEESGAMEYTIIVNASASTSSSLQFIAPYAGCTMAEHFALEGKDVLVIYDDLSKHAVAYRQLSLLLKRPPGREAYPGDIFYLHSRLLERAAQLSNALGGGSISALPIVETQGGDVSAYIPTNIISITDGQIYLESDLFYAGVRPAVNAGLSVSRVGGKAQIKAMRKVAGKLRLDLAQYREMEAFSQIGSDLDAATRKQLERGKRLTEVLKQAQYAPLTAEKQVVIIFAVNEGYLDAISVEKISEFEAALLRELANNQPNVLKEIREKKEITTITEATLRKAILEISESFIVVNS, encoded by the coding sequence ATTATGATCTCTTCTGAAAGCATCAGTAAAGAACTAAAACAAGCAATTAGCTCACTCAAACTCGATAAAGCGCCAGCCAATATCGGTGAAATACTAGAAGTTGGCGATGGTATTGCTCTAGTTTCTGGACTTTCAGAAGCAATGATTGGTGAGCAAGTACTATTTCCTCATGGTATTACCGGTATTGTCTTAAATCTCAATGAAGACCATGTTGGTTGTGCTGTTTTGGGTAGTGCCGAGAATTTGCAAGAAGGCGACGAAGTCAAAACTACCGGAACGGTACTTTCCGTACCTGTTGGCTCCCCACTAATTGGCCGTATCGTCGATCCATTGGGTGAACCATTAGATGGCAAGGGAAAAGTGAAAACAAAAGTCTATCGAGCTGTAGAAGTAAAGGCACCGGGTATTATTGACCGCAAAGAAGTTAACCGCCCCTTACAAACGGGTATCAAAGCAATAGACAGTATGATACCAATTGGTCGCGGACAAAGAGAATTAATTATTGGTGATCGCCAAACTGGAAAAACAGCGATCGCAATTGACACCATTATCAATCAAAAAGGCCAAGATATGATTTGTGTCTATGTCGCTATTGGCCAAAAAGATTCTACTATTGCTCGTATCGTCAGCCATTTGGAAGAAAGTGGGGCGATGGAGTACACCATTATTGTCAATGCTAGTGCCTCAACTTCAAGTTCTTTGCAATTCATAGCCCCGTATGCTGGCTGCACCATGGCCGAACATTTTGCTCTGGAAGGTAAAGATGTTTTAGTTATTTATGATGATCTTTCTAAGCATGCCGTTGCTTATCGTCAACTCTCACTTTTATTGAAACGCCCCCCAGGAAGAGAAGCCTATCCAGGAGATATTTTCTATCTCCATTCCCGTTTACTGGAACGCGCTGCCCAATTATCCAATGCTCTTGGTGGTGGCTCCATTTCAGCCTTACCAATTGTAGAAACCCAAGGTGGCGATGTGTCAGCCTATATCCCCACCAATATTATTTCGATTACTGATGGTCAGATTTATTTAGAAAGTGACCTTTTCTATGCAGGCGTTCGACCAGCAGTAAATGCAGGTTTATCTGTATCGCGAGTAGGGGGTAAAGCCCAAATTAAAGCTATGCGTAAAGTAGCTGGCAAATTGCGCCTAGATTTAGCCCAATACCGCGAGATGGAAGCATTTTCCCAAATTGGGTCTGATTTGGATGCTGCCACACGGAAACAATTAGAAAGGGGCAAACGACTGACTGAAGTATTGAAGCAAGCACAATATGCGCCACTTACTGCCGAAAAGCAGGTAGTAATTATCTTTGCCGTTAATGAAGGTTATTTGGATGCTATTTCAGTAGAAAAGATTAGCGAATTTGAAGCAGCATTATTACGTGAATTAGCTAATAATCAGCCAAACGTACTCAAAGAGATCCGAGAAAAGAAAGAGATCACCACTATTACTGAAGCAACTCTCAGAAAAGCGATACTAGAGATAAGTGAATCTTTTATTGTTGTTAATAGTTAA
- the atpG gene encoding ATP synthase F1 subunit gamma gives MALRDLKRRIRSVKLTRKITRAIQMISVSKMRRSQDRAQATKNYREHLITLMYQAGLNRIQPPEFPIYSPGITLSIIFTSDRGLCGSYNTNLIKYFVEANPGPNPRHHLITIGKKGFTTLKRLGYDIIASFQNFSDKPTIKDILPIVQVIKDSFIKYKVEKVVLVYQKFINTFQQTPHSTLLFPLQLPKEMKVSRTHEDVFEPTKTAVQQSLLPHYLNLILYQTLLDAIASEQSARMVAMEQASTNANDLISALTQDYNKQRQTAITTELAEIVSHNH, from the coding sequence ATGGCCTTACGTGATCTCAAAAGACGCATCAGATCAGTAAAACTAACGAGGAAAATCACTCGGGCAATTCAAATGATTTCTGTGTCAAAAATGCGCCGTAGCCAAGATAGAGCCCAGGCTACTAAAAATTATCGTGAACATTTAATTACCCTCATGTATCAAGCCGGCCTAAACAGAATACAGCCACCAGAATTTCCTATTTATTCACCCGGCATCACCCTTTCAATTATATTTACTTCTGATCGAGGACTTTGTGGTAGTTATAATACTAACTTAATTAAATATTTTGTTGAAGCTAATCCTGGGCCGAATCCTCGCCATCATCTCATCACTATTGGGAAAAAAGGCTTCACCACTTTAAAAAGACTGGGGTACGATATTATTGCTTCATTCCAGAATTTTTCGGACAAACCAACTATCAAAGATATTTTACCAATTGTTCAAGTAATCAAAGACAGTTTCATAAAGTACAAAGTCGAAAAAGTGGTACTGGTTTATCAAAAGTTTATTAACACGTTTCAACAAACACCACACTCAACGCTTTTATTTCCCTTGCAATTACCCAAAGAAATGAAAGTTAGCAGAACCCATGAGGATGTATTCGAACCGACGAAAACTGCAGTACAACAGTCATTGCTTCCCCATTACCTAAACTTAATCCTCTATCAAACACTTCTCGACGCTATTGCCTCAGAACAAAGTGCTCGCATGGTAGCAATGGAACAAGCCTCAACTAATGCCAATGACCTGATCTCAGCACTGACTCAAGATTACAACAAGCAAAGACAAACAGCGATTACCACTGAGCTCGCTGAAATTGTTTCCCATAATCATTAA
- the atpD gene encoding F0F1 ATP synthase subunit beta: MNTGKVSQIVGPIIDIQFPSEEDLPKLFDLVYITHNKKSIGVEVYKHIGNHIVRGIALDSTEGLKRGLKAQSTGKPISVPVGEATLGRIMNVLGEPVDEAGPIKSKEHWPIHRSAPEFISLNKSTEIFETGIKVIDLICPFAKGGKVGLFGGAGVGKTVLIQELIRNIAQEHGGYSVFTGVGERSREGNDLYMEMKESGVLSKTALVYGQMNEPPGARLRVALTGLTVAEYFRDAEKRDVLLFIDNIFRFSQAGSEVSALLGRMPSAVGYQPTLAHEMGELQERITSTKNGSITSVQAVYVPADDLTDPAPAVTFAHLDSTVVLNRALTEQGIYPAVDPLDSTSRQLDPQIVGENHYKVARGVQRILQRYKDLQDIIAILGIDELSAEDKLVVSRARKIQKFLSQPFFVAEAFTSISGQYVPLSESIRGFQEIIEGKHDDLVEQDFYMVGSIEMAKEKAHARKK, from the coding sequence ATGAATACTGGAAAAGTTAGCCAAATTGTTGGTCCCATAATAGACATTCAATTTCCCTCTGAAGAAGATTTACCAAAATTGTTTGACCTTGTTTATATTACTCACAATAAAAAAAGTATTGGTGTAGAAGTATACAAACATATTGGCAATCACATTGTTCGAGGTATTGCTCTCGACAGTACTGAAGGATTGAAACGTGGCCTGAAAGCGCAATCGACTGGCAAACCTATTTCAGTACCAGTAGGAGAAGCAACGTTAGGCAGAATTATGAACGTTCTAGGTGAACCAGTTGATGAAGCTGGCCCTATCAAAAGCAAAGAACATTGGCCAATTCATCGATCAGCTCCAGAATTCATTAGTTTAAATAAATCCACTGAAATTTTTGAAACCGGAATTAAAGTAATTGACCTTATCTGTCCTTTCGCCAAAGGAGGCAAAGTGGGCCTTTTCGGCGGCGCCGGTGTGGGCAAAACTGTTCTGATCCAAGAATTGATTCGCAACATTGCCCAAGAGCATGGTGGTTATTCGGTATTCACCGGTGTAGGAGAACGTTCTCGAGAAGGTAATGATCTTTATATGGAAATGAAAGAGTCGGGAGTATTGAGCAAAACTGCTTTAGTTTATGGTCAAATGAATGAGCCACCTGGTGCCCGTCTTCGCGTTGCTCTCACTGGTCTTACTGTAGCTGAGTATTTTCGAGACGCTGAAAAGCGTGATGTGTTACTTTTTATCGATAATATTTTCCGTTTTTCCCAAGCTGGTTCAGAAGTATCAGCATTATTAGGTCGCATGCCTAGTGCCGTTGGCTATCAACCAACCCTTGCTCATGAAATGGGTGAATTACAAGAAAGAATTACCTCCACTAAAAACGGTTCCATTACCTCAGTACAGGCGGTATATGTGCCAGCAGACGATCTCACAGATCCAGCACCTGCGGTTACTTTTGCCCATCTTGATTCTACAGTAGTACTCAATCGTGCTCTTACTGAACAAGGTATCTATCCTGCAGTAGATCCATTGGATTCAACATCTCGTCAACTCGATCCCCAAATTGTTGGTGAAAATCATTATAAAGTAGCCCGTGGGGTACAAAGAATTCTGCAAAGATATAAAGACTTACAAGACATCATCGCCATTCTCGGTATTGATGAGCTTTCAGCCGAAGATAAATTAGTAGTTTCTCGCGCCAGAAAAATTCAGAAATTCCTTTCCCAACCATTCTTTGTTGCTGAAGCCTTCACCTCAATTAGTGGCCAATATGTCCCCTTGAGCGAATCCATTCGCGGCTTTCAAGAAATTATTGAGGGCAAACATGATGACTTGGTAGAACAAGATTTTTATATGGTCGGCTCTATTGAAATGGCAAAAGAAAAGGCTCATGCCCGGAAAAAGTAA
- the atpC gene encoding ATP synthase F1 subunit epsilon, whose amino-acid sequence MNLHILAIDETIYEGATTSISIPTEEGIMTVLPHHQPIVALLITGIVSIHTSQETKEFFIGGGFLEVKDDTVYILADTAENLAQTNQEQAELAYKQADEELSSVQTAEETMYAKGELMKSLTRLKIINRRKHREHRY is encoded by the coding sequence ATGAATCTGCATATTCTTGCTATCGATGAAACAATTTATGAAGGTGCTACTACTTCTATTTCTATACCAACTGAAGAGGGCATAATGACGGTGCTTCCCCATCATCAACCAATAGTTGCCTTGCTGATCACTGGCATAGTAAGTATCCATACCAGCCAAGAAACAAAAGAGTTTTTTATTGGTGGTGGTTTTTTAGAAGTGAAAGATGATACCGTATATATCTTGGCTGACACAGCAGAAAACCTAGCTCAGACTAATCAGGAACAGGCTGAATTGGCTTACAAACAAGCTGACGAAGAATTGTCCTCAGTCCAAACCGCAGAAGAAACTATGTATGCTAAAGGAGAGCTGATGAAATCTCTTACCAGGCTAAAAATCATCAATCGCAGAAAGCATAGAGAGCATCGTTACTAA